One Phocoena phocoena chromosome 5, mPhoPho1.1, whole genome shotgun sequence genomic region harbors:
- the LOC136123185 gene encoding basic proline-rich protein-like, whose product MGSMMLFKVSGIALNRMKNMREPLQDGQTRGAAEPGQVFPSPGCPLLARAPESGKREESYRVAAVPAARRPQARPPQGAEEPPRAPSRGAGPRAPEGAPRAPEVCGFTPPRRPAGRAPRPRRRRRIGGPTQRAPAAGRPDRRNRCPAPLAEPPEPQADSTLPAALNGAFRRKGEAAEGGGGRTAGRQGAAAGPGAGAREEVSELGPQAAPLLASGQDSQGRPGPRGGGGPASTGEGVPAPRRSPPTPPAQPPDCDGVTGSRSAASPRPTRPPPPEPQYLQISPGQRLAPRPSAPSPSRGHRRHDRPAGPPPPPDRLPDRATLTVLPGRGGATTRVAAPSRTTFLCCWSFGGGEGEGGKVRRWGSRGPRRPRRGAAESVQASGSRPAVPAAAAAAWGPGPRRRSLCSCAVSSREPHIPAQKAATRTRPAPPPPPPPPLPGHAPSASRARPRDTPPPPPPRVAAWRAPPLDEGGCSGPRLCWGRAKRWRSVISPEPQL is encoded by the coding sequence ACTGCAAGACGGGCAAACTCGGGGTGCCGCTGAGCCAGGTCAAGTCTTCCCCAGTCCAGGCTGCCCCCTCCTGGCCCGCGCGCCCGAGTccgggaagagggaggaaagttACCGCGTCGCCGCCGTCCCGGCTGCTCGCCGGCCCCAGGCTCGCCCTCCGCAGGGGGCCGAGGAGCCGCCGCGAGCGCCCTCCCGAGGCGCCGGGCCCCGAGCGCCGGAGGGGGCCCCCCGCGCCCCGGAAGTTTGCGGGTTCACTCCCCCACGGCGCCCCGCGGGACGCGCGCCCCGGCCCCGCCGACGGCGGCGGATAGGTGGCCCCACGCAGAGGGCCCCGGCGGCGGGGCGGCCCGATCGCAGAAATCGCTGTCCAGCCCCATTGGCAGAACCACCCGAGCCCCAGGCTGACTCAACCCTCCCGGCCGCACTCAACGGCGCCTTCCGGCGAAAGGGAGAGGCCGCagagggagggggcgggaggaCCGCCGGCAGGCAAGGAGCTGCGGCGGGACCTGGAGCAGGAGCACGAGAGGAAGTTTCAGAACTAGGGCCCCAAGCAGCTCCGCTCCTGGCCTCAGGACAAGACTCCCAGGGACGCCCGGGCCCGCGCGGAGGCGGCGGCCCGGCCTCAACTGGGGAGGGGGTCCCGGCGCCGCGCCGCTCCCCACCAACGCCCCCGGCCCAGCCCCCGGACTGCGACGGTGTAACCGGATCCCGTTCAGCCGCCAGTCCCCGCCCGACGCGGCCGCCACCGCCGGAGccacagtatctgcaaatcagCCCTGGACAGCGCCTCGCTCCGCGTCCTTCCGCGCCCTCCCCCTCCCGCGGCCACCGCCGCCACGACCGCCCGGCCGGCCCGCCGCCCCCACCCGACCGTCTCCCAGACCGCGCCACGCTTACCGTCCTTCCTGGGCGAGGAGGGGCGACGACCCGCGTCGCTGCTCCTTCTCGGACTACTTTTCTTTGTTGCTGGAGTttcgggggaggggagggagagggcggAAAAGTTAGACGCTGGGGCAGTCGAGGCCCGCGAAGACCCAGGAGAGGGGCTGCAGAGAGTGTTCAGGCCTCCGGCTCTCGCCCTGCCgtcccggccgccgccgccgccgcctgggGCCCCGGGCCTCGGCGGCGCTCGCTCTGCTCCTGCGCCGTGAGCTCTCGGGAGCCGCACATTCCAGCACAGAAGGCTGCAACGCGCACCcggcccgcgccgccgccgccgccgccgccgccactccCGGGACAcgccccctccgcctcccgcgcGCGCCCGCGGGACACGCCCCCTCCACCGCCCCCGCGCGTGGCCGCCTGGCGCGCCCCGCCCCTGGACGAAGGAGGTTGCTCTGGGCCCCGGCTGTGCTGGGGGCGCGCCAAGAGGTGGAGGTCCGTAATCTCCCCAGAGCCCCAACTCTGA